The Cloeon dipterum chromosome 3, ieCloDipt1.1, whole genome shotgun sequence genome includes a region encoding these proteins:
- the LOC135940940 gene encoding bromodomain adjacent to zinc finger domain protein 2B-like isoform X8 encodes MDKDGGKESRGGSSKDHHSSIPHMPPGATPNLLDSLFAQSLFNAAQPGGFGNHFPGSYSMLGRPPPSAQNSAYGIPPSSSAGPYGGLGTLSAAANQAASLGINSASAWWNMASQIAAQDYLARLSGSLPFGGLTGESLVPGFDLLQAQQALAAAAATAPVKSSGKHSSKSERRSNSHANSSSSHHTSTASTTSKSSPSVTTSSSLPAGIPASSASRVSPAPSEGAGDPASILGGVRLPPDTEIIKYTSSIVGPKIPGTTNRGRKKTISLDPPSVSVLPTNMMHPSASGPTSASMLMTDHHRRGSRGSGAKSRQNKEAARRSGSPVDRVEVIKLPASSPATTNGGSGMSNLASLTVPSYGGGSSEQGEDAPLNLSMKPAHSTALPASEKQSRRKPGPRPRRVPQNPSGPSAPSPSPSFAQLFASIDGPRPTSSAYSSANSGNEDSDSQTKDRPRNLGRGVSKPKKNTVASLLAQSRALGIKPTVASLNHHQVSLLKPPSLQSDCKKMGITSDDDSSLPDVSSDESDDVNAMLGSDSDSADEERGRGRKRESTDPEDGPSSAKRHRSSASMERDLRIPLSRGWKRETLICGLGKSGSVKGEVSYNSPCGQRFKNCTDILKFLEAQGITDLNKDNFNFSSKLVLGDFLQPLMQGAKAPEDCLRLTEEEVVMRVEQLRVYKAATASSKPKQSRNYRRMREEEYLRRQYEAQHLARIAQGHKLAQQLEKEKSQMAAREAKRIAKEEAQKIKEQLRIMKEHEKFERQETLRREREHKAMQMHEEREHKRQQAVLLKEQAVQLYMQELTKQREMLYSVEMERERRRQHMVLVKSLESRRRFEDREKRRLEQKAEKQASRERREEQRRAEIELLRELRKPAEDMALFATPEHKDMPILNRIPGLKLAGEAFADTLMVFEFLHNFGETLGFDMESLPCLNSLQMALLNDEEAEEELLSVMTHLLVCAIEDPGIPNPARHTTLLGQSLRQADITHTNLSEILRIYLYANATGEVKALYGVTYEREREKKEPNRNQAFLDRMKDNQTCIMSEWLRTTPFLALSPTRKAAILAFICNELLQNKAVCRQIDASIENVAQLRKDRWAIDGKIRKLRMMHGRKARMEQIAAVTKQHENSLAPPTPEKEGMDGGESKDGTKDLEKSEPDKKNDIDDDDDEESGNESEGTTAEVEVPEEDEDKKMTAEELQKKLEKVSKQSEQWMQDLSSAAQQLRAICFGQDRYWRRYWSLPRAGGIFVEAIESAEPEMFSEGEDGPEEPEEIDEAAAAEDEGNKEGKDADEEKSEEASEKQDEDAEKKEAIVENGLKEEKEDTPDVEMKDESLVEKPEAEAVKAEPIKAEATPKKEEPEEMEEDDLDNSERFNPINHLMRWGSPSIYNGAKDLNGSYNSKLENSTTSTYSGMASPGNLSLVDKQWFSLIPKDACDENSLTKPPYRSSAIGVPLTKGVGEIRIPWFPRPQTSASPLPAASPAPSSRPSLCDSPPLYSAEETALHIEHLKRLGETVESEPRPIPRDKRRGWWRITDPEKMQTLITNCHPRGVRERELKRTVSRYMEYVAESGSQFFLVKLCAPGDTISTDLSTGDEAKPVSKSAPSRDEPDAWSEKVALRVDMLMLEQVEALEDRVANASMQVKGWKVPPRASTDETIQFRASCLTPDDEDEERQDPVMIAKERLADLEAAIERRYLKPPLGTSCELSLSNLQASDQHKAPPSPSSPSGEPDTLPKGLVTWRDGVVKAKTAAQLAMVFYMLEASIAWDKSIMKAVSDSSANMSNCQFCSSGDNEDKLLLCDGCDKGYHMYCFKPKIESVPDGDWYCFECRNKATGERNCIVCGKRGVGKNLVLCDSCPRAYHLECLTPPIAKVPRGKWFCPSCNSKNPKKRGRRPKMSESEGSSVVGGDYEGAASTTVTSTSTTNTSSSPPSSTPANSASPPAKKDRNKKLARELTACKTLLDELEAHDEAWPFLLPVNTKQFPTYRKIIRSPMDLSTIRKRLTEGVYKGREEFCADVRVIFNNCETFNEDDSPVGKAGHSMRSFFEARWIELWNGNQH; translated from the exons CCCAATCTCTTTTTAACGCGGCCCAACCGGGAGGCTTTGGCAACCACTTTCCAGGATCCTACAGCATGCTCGGAAGACCACCTCCGTCAGCTCAGAACTCTGCCTACGGAATCCCGCCCAGCTCTTCTGCAGGGCCCTACGGGGGACTGGGAACCCTGAGTGCGGCCGCCAATCAGGCAGCCTCTTTGGGAATCAATTCAGCCA GCGCGTGGTGGAACATGGCCTCGCAGATTGCAGCCCAGGACTACCTCGCCAGACTGTCCGGTAGTCTCCCGTTCGGCGGTCTGACCGGCGAAAGCCTGGTCCCGGGTTTTGATCTCCTTCAGGCCCAGCAAGCCTTAG ctgcagcagcggccACTGCTCCGGTCAAGTCCTCCGGAAAACATTCCTCTAAGTCTGAACGAAGGAGCAACAGTCACGCGAATTCTTCGTCTAGCCACCACACTTCTACCGCATCGACAACTTCGAAAAGTAGTCCCTCAGTAACCACGTCCAGCTCGTTGCCAGCTGGAATTCCCGCTTCGTCAGCCAGTAGAGTCAG TCCTGCCCCCTCTGAAGGAGCAGG TGATCCGGCCAGTATTCTGGGTGGGGTGCGTCTGCCTCCCGACACTGAAATCATCAAATACACCTCATCCATCGTGGGTCCTAAAATCCCCGGCACAACCAACAGAGGCAGAAAGAAGACCATCTCGCTGGACCCACCCTCCGTCAGTGTGTTGCCCACAAACATGATGCACCCTTCAGCGTCGGGACCCACCTCGGCCAGCATGCTGATGACTGACCACCACCGGCGGGGCAGCAGAGGCTCTGGAGCCAAATCTCGACAAAAC AAAGAGGCTGCGCGGCGGTCCGGCTCGCCAGTTGACAGGGTTGAGGTGATCAAGTTACCCGCATCTTCGCCGGCCACCACCAACGGTGGCTCGGGCATGTCCAACCTCGCCTCTCTGACCGTTCCCTCATACGGAGGCGGCAGCAGCGAACAGGGAGAAGATGCTCCACTCAATTTGTCCATGAAACCGGCGCATAGCACAGCGCTTCCCGCTTCTGAAAAGCAAT CTCGTCGTAAACCAGGCCCTAGGCCCCGACGAGTGCCGCAGAACCCTTCAGGTCCATCAGCTCCATCTCCCAGTCCGTCTTTCGCCCAGCTGTTCGCCAGTATCGACGGACCCAGACCCACAAGCTCAGCCTACAGCTCTGCTAACTCTGGCAACGAAGACTCTGACTCTCAGACAAAG GACCGACCTCGAAACCTTGGCCGTGGAGTGTCCAAGCCCAAGAAAAACACTGTGGCGTCTCTGTTGGCCCAAAGCAGAGCTCTTGGCATCAAGCCCACCGTGGCGTCGCTCAACCACCACCAAGTGTCCCTGCTCAAGCCGCCCTCGCTGCAGTCCGATTGCAAAAAGATGGGTATCACGAGCGATGACGACAGCTCGTTGCCAGACGTGAGCAGCGATGAGAGCGACGACGTAAACGCCATGCTCGGCAGTGATTCTGACAGCGCCGACGAGGAGAGAGGCCGAGGCCGCAAGAGGGAGTCGACAGACCCTGAGGACGGACCTA gcTCTGCCAAAAGGCATAGGAGTAGTGCGTCCATGGAAAGAGATCTCCGAATTCCCCTATCCCGTGGATGGAAGCGAGAAACCTTAATCTGTGGCCTAGGAAAATCTGGTTCCGTGAAGGGAGAGGTGTCTTATAATTCGCCGTGCGGGCAGAGGTTCAAAAACTGCACTGACATATTGAAA TTCCTCGAAGCGCAAGGCATCACGGACTTAAACAAAGACAATTTCAACTTCAGTTCAAAACTGGTGCTGGGTGATTTCTTGCAGCCTTTGATGCAAGGCGCGAAAGCGCCTGAGGACTGTCTTAGACTTACTGAAGAGGAAGTAGTTATGAGGGTGGAGCAACTGCGAGTATACAAAGCTGCCACTGCCAGCAGCAAGCCTAAGCAAAGCAG GAATTACAGGAGGATGAGAGAGGAAGAATATCTGAGGAGACAATATGAGGCACAGCACTTGGCAAGAATCGCACAAGGACACAAATTGGCACAACAGTTGGAAAAGGAGAAGAGCCAGATGGCCGCGCGAGAAGCCAAGAGAATCGCCAAGGAGGAAGCTCAAAAAATCAAGGAACAGTTGAG aATCATGAAGGAGCACGAGAAGTTTGAACGGCAAGAGACCTTGAGGAGAGAGCGTGAACACAAAGCTATGCAGATGCACGAG GAAAGAGAACACAAGAGACAGCAGGCTGTTTTGTTGAAGGAACAAG CTGTGCAACTGTACATGCAGGAGCTCACTAAGCAAAGGGAGATGCTCTACTCTGTCGAAATG GAGCGAGAGCGGCGACGGCAACACATGGTGCTGGTGAAGTCCCTCGAGTCCAGGCGGCGCTTCGAAGACCGCGAGAAGAGGCGCTTGGAGCAGAAGGCGGAAAAGCAGGCGAGCAGAGAGCGCCGCGAGGAACAGCGACGAGCCGAGATCGAGCTGCTGAGGGAGCTGCGCAAGCCTGCTGAAGATATGGCGTTATTCGCAACTCCAG AACACAAGGACATGCCGATTTTGAACCGCATTCCTGGACTAAAACTGGCTGGCGAGGCGTTTGCGGACACTCTAATGGTGTTTGAGTTCCTGCACAACTTTGGAGAAACGCTCGGTTTTG ATATGGAAAGTCTGCCTTGTTTGAACAGTCTACAAATGGCTCTCCTCAACGATGAAGAGGCTGAAGAGGAGCTTCTCTCTGTGATGACCCATTTGCTAGTATGTGCAATAGAAGATCCAGGAATACCGAATCCAGCGCGGCACACCACACTGCTGGGCCAGTCGCTCAGACAGGCTGACATTACACACACAAACTTATCAGAAATACTACGCATCTACCTCTACGCAAACGCTACTGGAGAAGTGAAAGCTCTCTATG gTGTAACATACGAAAGAGAACGAGAGAAAAAGGAACCAAATCGCAACCAAGCATTTTTGGACCGAATGAAGGATAACCAGACGTGCATTATGTCCGAGTGGCTGCGCACCACGCCATTCCTCGCACTCAGTCCCACGCGCAAAGCGGCCATTCTCGCATTTATATGCAACGAGTTGCTTCAGAACAAGGCCGTGTGCCGGCAAATTGATGCCTCGATCGAAAATGTTGCTCAGCTTAGAAAAGACAGATGGGCTATCGATGGAAAGATTAGAAA GCTTAGGATGATGCATGGCCGAAAGGCTCGTATGGAGCAAATCGCTGCAGTAACAAAACAGCATGAAAATTCTCTGGCGCCGCCCACGCCTGAGAAAGAAGGAATGGATGGCGGAGAGAGTAAAGACGGAACGAAAGACTTGGAGAAAAGCGAGCCTGATAAGAAAAACGACATCgatgatgacgatgatgaAGAAAGTGGAAACGAAAGTGAAGGAACCACAGCAGAGGTTGAGGTTCCTGAGGAG GATGAGGATAAGAAAATGACTGCAGAAGAGTTGCAGAAAAAGCTGGAGAAAGTGTCCAAGCAAAGTGAACAGTGGATGCAAGACTTGAGCAGTGCAGCTCAGCAACTGCGCGCCATTTGCTTTGGTCAGGACCGGTATTGGCGACGCTACTGGTCCCTGCCGCGAGCTGGAGGCATTTTCGTAGAAGCTATTGAATCGGCAGAGCCCGAGATGTTCAGTGAGGGCGAAGACGGTCCAGAGGAACCAGAGGAGATTGATGAGGCCGCTGCCGCTGAAGACGAAGGCAACAAGGAAGGCAAAGATGCTGATGAGGAAAAATCAGAGGAGGCATCTGAAAAGCAGGATGAAGATGCCGAGAAAAAGGAGGCTATCGTGGAAAATGGTCTGAAGGAGGAGAAAGAGGACACTCCTGATGTCGAAATGAAGGACGAGTCGCTTGTAGAAAAACCAGAAGCGGAAGCTGTGAAGGCGGAGCCCATCAAGGCTGAGGCGACGCCTAAAAAGGAAGAACCTGAGGAGATGGAGGAAGACGACCTAGACAACAGCGAGCGGTTCAACCCCATCAACCACTTAATGCGCTGGGGCTCGCCCAGCATCTACAACGGAGCCAAAGATCTCAACGGCAGCTACAACTCCAAGCTGGAGAACAGCACCACTTCGACGTACAGCGGCATGGCCTCGCCGGGCAACCTCTCCCTTGTGGACAAGCAGTGGTTCAGTTTGATCCCAAAGGACGCATGCGACGAGAACTCGCTGACCAAACCGCCGTACCGCAGCTCTGCCATCGGAGTGCCGCTCACCAAGGGTGTAGGCGAGATCCGAATTCCATGGTTCCCGCGGCCGCAGACAAGCGCCTCTCCGCTACCCGCTGCCTCGCCGGCGCCATCCAGCAGACCCAGCCTCTGTGATTCCCCGCCTTTGTACTCTGCCGAAGAGACTGCACTGCACATTGAGCACCTCAAACGGCTTGGCGAAACTGTTGAGTCTGAGCCCAGACCCATTCCAAGAg ACAAAAGACGCGGCTGGTGGCGGATCACGGATCCGGAAAAGATGCAGACGTTGATCACCAACTGCCATCCGCGTGGCGTTCGTGAGAGGGAGCTGAAGCGCACGGTGAGCAGATACATGGAGTACGTCGCCGAGTCCGGCAGCCAG TTCTTCCTTGTGAAGCTCTGCGCTCCCGGTGACACGATTTCAACCGATCTCAGCACTGGCGACGAGGCCAAGCCAGTCAGCAAAAGCGCTCCCAGCAGGGATGAGCCAGACGCGTGGAGCGAGAAGGTGGCGCTCAGGGTTGACATGCTGATGCTTGAGCAGGTTGAGGCCTTGGAGGACAGGGTGGCCAACGCCAGTATGCAGGTCAAGGGCTGGAAGGTGCCGCCAAGGGCGTCCACAGACGAGACCATTCAGTTCAGAGCCTCGTGCCTCACGCCTGACGACGAGGATGAGGAGCGACAGGATCCCGTGATGATCGCCAAAGAGCGGCTGGCAGACCTCGAGGCCGCCATCGAACGACGCTACCTGAAGCCACCATTGGGAACCAG TTGTGAGCTGTCCCTATCCAACTTGCAAGCGTCCGATCAGCACAAGGCACCGCCGAGTCCGTCGTCTCCTTCTGGGGAGCCGGACACCCTTCCCAAGGGTCTGGTTACCTGGAGGGATGGCGTGGTGAAGGCAAAGACTGCCGCCCAACTTGCCATGGTGTTCTACATGCTCGAGGCGTCCATTGCCTGGGACAAGAGTATCATGAAAGCAGTGAGTGATTCGTCTGCTAATATGAGT AACTGCCAGTTCTGCAGTTCTGGAGACAACGAGGACAAACTGCTGCTTTGCGATGGCTGCGACAAGGGGTACCACATGTACTGCTTCAAGCCCAAGATCGAAAGCGTCCCTGACGGAGACTG GTACTGCTTTGAGTGTCGCAACAAGGCCACCGGCGAGAGAAACTGCATCGTGTGCGGGAAGCGTGGCGTTGGCAAGAATCTGGTGCTGTGCGACTCCTGTCCAAGGGCCTACCACCTTGAGTGTCTCACTCCCCCCATTGCTAAG GTGCCTCGCGGGAAATGGTTCTGCCCCAGCTGCAACTCGAAGAACCCGAAAAAGCGTGGTCGCCGGCCAAAAATGAGTGAGTCCGAGGGCAGCTCCGTAGTCGGTGGCGACTACGAGGGTGCCGCCTCCACCACAGTCACTTCCACCTCCACCACAAACACCTCCTCGAGCCCCCCCTCGTCCACCCCAGCCAATTCCGCCTCCCCTCCAGCCAAGAAGGAccgcaacaaaaaattagccCGCGAGCTCACGGCATGCAAGACTTTGCTGGACGAGCTGGAGGCGCACGATGAGGCGTGGCCCTTCCTCTTGCCGGTGAACACAAAACAGTTCCCGACGTACCGTAAAATAATCCGATCACCCATGGATCTCAGCACAATTAGAAAGCGACTCACAGAAGGAGT ATACAAAGGGCGAGAGGAATTCTGCGCCGATGTCCGAGTGATCTTCAACAACTGTGAAACGTTCAACGAGGACGACTCGCCGGTGGGCAAAGCCGGGCACAGCATGCGCTCGTTCTTCGAGGCGCGCTGGATCGAACTCTGGAACGGCAATCAACACTGA